In one Roseburia intestinalis L1-82 genomic region, the following are encoded:
- a CDS encoding dihydroorotate dehydrogenase electron transfer subunit: MQTKGTKFEETAIIIRQEEIADDIYSMWLRTEHIAAHAKAGQFVSVYCNEGSRLLPRPISICEIDRKDGAIRLVYRVAGKGTAEFSGMRTGMQLKVVGPLGNGFPQKNKKAFLIGGGIGIPPMLELAKELDCEKQIVLGFRDELFLLEDFRNRGQIYIATEDGSAGTEGNVLDAIRENGLDADIIYACGPTPMLRAIKEYAAEQNIECWISMEERMACGIGACLACVCKSKEKDAHSNVKNKRICKEGPVFLAQEVEF; this comes from the coding sequence ATGCAGACAAAGGGCACAAAATTTGAGGAAACTGCGATCATCATCCGGCAGGAAGAAATCGCGGACGATATTTACAGTATGTGGCTGCGCACAGAGCACATCGCAGCACATGCAAAAGCAGGACAGTTTGTTTCTGTCTACTGCAATGAGGGAAGCAGACTGCTTCCAAGACCGATCAGCATCTGTGAGATCGACAGAAAGGACGGTGCGATCCGTCTGGTATACCGTGTGGCAGGAAAGGGAACCGCAGAATTTTCCGGCATGCGCACCGGTATGCAGTTAAAAGTGGTAGGACCGCTTGGAAATGGATTCCCACAGAAAAACAAAAAGGCATTTCTGATCGGTGGAGGAATCGGAATCCCGCCAATGTTAGAACTTGCCAAAGAGTTAGACTGCGAGAAACAGATCGTGCTTGGATTCCGGGATGAGCTTTTCCTGCTGGAAGATTTCCGTAACCGCGGACAGATCTATATTGCAACGGAGGATGGCAGTGCCGGAACAGAGGGAAATGTACTTGATGCGATCCGTGAGAACGGACTGGATGCAGACATCATTTATGCCTGTGGACCAACCCCGATGCTGCGTGCAATCAAAGAATATGCCGCAGAGCAGAACATCGAGTGCTGGATTTCCATGGAAGAGCGCATGGCATGCGGTATCGGAGCCTGTCTTGCCTGCGTGTGCAAGTCAAAAGAAAAAGATGCACACAGCAATGTAAAAAATAAGAGAATCTGTAAAGAGGGACCGGTATTTCTTGCACAGGAGGTAGAATTCTGA
- a CDS encoding dihydroorotase: MTILIQNGQVINPATGMNEVADVLVENGVVSKIEKGIKEKADRKINAKGCFVMPGFIDMHVHLRDPGFEEKETIETGCRAAAHGGYTTILAMPNTKPVVDNPDVVNYVHNKAKTVGLVNVLQVGAVTKNQEGKELADIEGMVKAGIPAISEDGKSVMNAQLYREAMEKAAKLGIVVLAHCEDKNLVNGGVMNEDEHARELGLKGITNSVEDIIVARDIMLSHDTGAKLHLCHCSTEDSVMMVDLAKQKNVKVTAEVCPHHFTLTSDDIRKIAPEMDVEKNVIAADADADTNFKMNPPLRTKKDVEALRVGLRDNIMDVISTDHAPHTFADKNTSMKNAPFGIVGLETAACLTYTELVLGGYLTPMQMAEKMSYNPAKIVGLDKGDIAPGKTADIVIFDPNETYKIDKNKFASKGRNTPFDGRTVTGKVKMTIVGGHIVYEE, encoded by the coding sequence ATGACAATATTAATTCAAAATGGACAGGTGATCAATCCTGCCACAGGGATGAATGAAGTTGCAGATGTATTGGTGGAAAATGGTGTTGTTTCTAAGATTGAAAAAGGGATCAAAGAGAAAGCAGACCGGAAGATCAATGCGAAGGGATGTTTTGTCATGCCGGGATTTATTGACATGCATGTGCATCTGCGTGATCCGGGATTTGAGGAAAAAGAAACGATCGAAACAGGCTGTCGGGCAGCAGCACACGGTGGATATACAACGATTCTTGCAATGCCGAACACCAAACCGGTTGTTGACAATCCGGATGTTGTAAATTATGTGCATAATAAGGCAAAAACGGTCGGACTTGTAAATGTATTACAGGTGGGTGCCGTGACAAAAAATCAGGAAGGAAAAGAACTTGCGGATATTGAGGGAATGGTAAAGGCTGGAATCCCTGCAATCAGTGAGGACGGAAAATCCGTCATGAATGCCCAGCTATACCGCGAGGCGATGGAAAAAGCTGCAAAATTGGGCATTGTGGTACTTGCACATTGTGAGGATAAAAATCTTGTCAATGGCGGTGTCATGAATGAGGATGAGCATGCAAGAGAACTTGGATTAAAGGGAATCACCAATTCCGTAGAAGATATCATTGTTGCAAGAGATATCATGCTAAGCCACGACACCGGGGCAAAACTTCATTTATGTCATTGCTCAACGGAAGATTCCGTCATGATGGTCGATCTTGCAAAGCAGAAGAATGTAAAAGTTACCGCAGAAGTATGTCCGCATCATTTTACACTGACTTCGGATGATATACGCAAGATCGCACCGGAAATGGATGTGGAAAAGAATGTGATTGCTGCGGATGCGGATGCAGATACTAATTTTAAGATGAACCCGCCGCTTCGTACTAAAAAAGACGTGGAGGCACTAAGAGTGGGACTTCGTGACAATATTATGGATGTGATTTCTACCGATCATGCACCGCATACATTTGCAGATAAAAATACCTCCATGAAGAATGCGCCGTTTGGAATCGTCGGACTTGAAACCGCAGCATGCTTAACCTATACAGAACTGGTACTTGGCGGTTATCTGACACCGATGCAGATGGCAGAAAAAATGAGTTATAATCCGGCGAAGATCGTCGGACTTGACAAGGGCGATATCGCTCCTGGAAAGACAGCAGATATCGTGATCTTTGATCCGAATGAAACTTATAAGATCGATAAAAACAAATTTGCAAGCAAGGGAAGAAATACCCCGTTTGACGGAAGAACGGTGACCGGAAAAGTAAAAATGACGATCGTTGGCGGTCATATCGTATATGAGGAATAA
- the hflX gene encoding GTPase HflX, with amino-acid sequence MPEPIKIEEVKERVILVGVSEQDGDDAEDSVAELAELVKTAGAVTVGTLIQKRELIHPGTYVGTGKVQEIADMIAELGATGIVCDDELSPAQLKNLEQMLDTKVMDRTLIILDIFAARATTSEGKIQVELAQLKYRLSRLTGLGRSMSRLGGGIGTRGPGEKKLEMDRRLIKDRIAQLNRELKEVRKHREITRAQREKKQIPVAAIVGYTNAGKSTLLNHLTGAGVLEEDKLFATLDPTTRVLELPGRQEILLTDTVGFIRKLPHHLIEAFKSTLEEAKYADYIVHVVDASNPQRDKQMHIVYDTLYQLDIREKTVITLFNKQDQVTDEEPIRDFKADYTLAVSAKKGTGLEELKELFCTLLRDNKILVERTISYQEAGILQQIRKSGELLEEEYRPEGIFIRAYVTPEIYGSL; translated from the coding sequence ATGCCAGAACCCATTAAAATAGAAGAAGTAAAAGAGCGTGTCATTTTAGTCGGTGTCAGCGAACAGGATGGTGACGATGCGGAAGATTCCGTCGCAGAATTAGCAGAACTTGTAAAGACAGCAGGAGCAGTTACCGTCGGCACGCTGATCCAGAAACGTGAACTGATCCATCCGGGCACCTATGTTGGAACCGGAAAAGTGCAGGAAATCGCCGACATGATCGCGGAACTAGGTGCGACCGGTATCGTCTGTGATGATGAGTTATCGCCGGCACAGCTCAAAAACTTAGAGCAGATGTTAGATACAAAAGTCATGGACCGGACGCTGATCATTCTTGATATTTTTGCAGCGCGGGCAACGACAAGCGAGGGAAAGATCCAGGTCGAGCTGGCGCAGTTAAAATACAGACTAAGCCGTCTGACCGGTCTCGGGCGTTCCATGTCAAGACTTGGCGGTGGTATCGGAACCAGAGGCCCCGGTGAGAAAAAGTTGGAGATGGACAGGCGTCTGATCAAAGACCGTATTGCGCAGTTGAACCGTGAATTAAAAGAAGTGAGGAAACACCGTGAGATCACGCGCGCCCAGAGGGAAAAGAAACAGATTCCTGTGGCTGCGATCGTCGGATACACCAATGCGGGAAAATCAACACTTTTAAACCACTTAACGGGAGCGGGAGTGTTAGAGGAAGATAAGCTGTTTGCAACTTTAGATCCGACAACGCGTGTCTTAGAACTGCCGGGCAGACAGGAAATTCTTCTGACGGACACGGTCGGTTTTATCCGGAAACTGCCGCATCATCTGATCGAAGCATTTAAGAGTACCTTAGAGGAAGCCAAATATGCAGATTATATCGTGCATGTGGTGGATGCGTCCAATCCACAACGGGACAAGCAGATGCACATTGTGTATGATACACTCTATCAGCTCGATATCAGGGAAAAAACGGTTATTACCCTATTTAATAAGCAGGATCAGGTCACAGATGAGGAGCCGATCCGTGATTTTAAGGCAGATTATACATTGGCGGTTTCCGCAAAAAAGGGAACAGGATTAGAGGAGTTGAAAGAACTTTTCTGTACGTTGCTGCGGGATAATAAAATATTAGTGGAGCGTACAATCTCTTATCAGGAGGCTGGAATTTTACAGCAGATCAGAAAGAGTGGAGAACTTTTAGAGGAAGAGTACCGGCCGGAGGGCATTTTTATCCGCGCCTATGTCACGCCGGAAATCTATGGCAGTTTATAG
- a CDS encoding tetratricopeptide repeat protein, with amino-acid sequence MKKHRLPYMVAGAVLFAALFTGCTNERLEDELDFRKIGINSMQSGDYEGAVAAFNSALSQCVGKITDTELDICYYKAAAQYAGGDIEGALATYQAMIDYDEENGNAYYLHGCLSLKQQDTDTAKKDFANAVKYNPDDYELYVGIYENLAGNNMTEEGEEYLNKAFDIKGNSAENLTWRGRIYYLLGQYDNAVKELEGAVKKDSAKANLYLAQVYEAEEDSANAEKYYQAYVDSGTADSVAMNALAEIQMEKGNYEAALEDIRQGLAMDNVTNQQELLSNQIIAYEYSGDFSSAWDVVQQYVSLYPDDEAAQREYIFLKNRQNTDAGSDTESTDSSDEGQNSTGNSSTDDSSAQSDTTNDSSTGDSSAENRSAQSDSTGDNTAGDSSSQDTGN; translated from the coding sequence ATGAAGAAACACAGATTGCCATACATGGTTGCAGGGGCAGTATTGTTTGCTGCACTTTTTACCGGATGTACCAATGAGCGCTTAGAAGATGAACTGGATTTCCGCAAGATTGGGATTAACAGTATGCAGTCCGGTGATTATGAAGGTGCAGTGGCTGCTTTTAACAGCGCACTATCCCAGTGTGTGGGGAAGATTACAGATACAGAACTCGACATCTGCTATTATAAGGCGGCAGCACAGTATGCCGGTGGAGATATAGAGGGAGCTCTTGCTACTTATCAGGCGATGATCGATTATGATGAGGAAAACGGCAACGCATATTATCTGCATGGATGTCTGAGTCTAAAGCAGCAGGATACGGATACGGCAAAAAAAGATTTTGCCAATGCTGTCAAATATAACCCGGATGATTATGAACTGTATGTTGGGATTTATGAGAACCTTGCCGGTAATAATATGACTGAGGAAGGGGAAGAGTATTTAAACAAAGCGTTTGATATCAAGGGAAATTCCGCAGAAAATCTTACCTGGCGCGGCAGGATTTATTATCTGCTCGGACAATATGATAATGCAGTCAAAGAGTTAGAAGGAGCAGTCAAAAAGGACAGTGCCAAAGCAAACCTTTACCTTGCACAGGTCTATGAAGCGGAAGAAGATTCTGCAAATGCGGAAAAATATTATCAGGCATATGTCGACAGTGGTACGGCGGACTCTGTGGCAATGAATGCGCTTGCCGAGATCCAGATGGAAAAAGGCAACTATGAAGCGGCGTTAGAGGATATCAGACAGGGACTTGCGATGGATAATGTCACAAATCAGCAGGAACTTTTGTCAAATCAGATCATTGCTTATGAGTACAGCGGTGATTTTTCATCTGCGTGGGATGTCGTTCAGCAGTACGTTTCCCTTTATCCGGATGATGAGGCGGCGCAGAGAGAATATATCTTTTTAAAGAACCGCCAGAATACGGATGCGGGCAGCGATACAGAAAGTACGGATTCTTCAGATGAAGGGCAAAACTCTACGGGAAATAGTTCCACGGACGATAGCTCTGCACAAAGTGATACCACGAATGATAGTTCTACAGGAGACAGTTCTGCGGAGAATCGTTCAGCACAGAGTGATTCGACAGGGGATAATACTGCGGGAGACAGTTCTTCACAGGATACAGGAAATTAG
- a CDS encoding GNAT family N-acetyltransferase: protein MDIRFATINDIDAITELERQCFPPEEAAEKDSFEKRLTVFPNHFWLLEDSGKLASMINGMTTDIPILRDEMFEDATMHCEEGQWQMIFGVATLPEYQKMGCASKLMERVIADVKEQERKGIVLTCKESLIPFYERFGFVNEGKSMSKHGGAVWYDMRLVFEEL, encoded by the coding sequence ATGGACATAAGATTTGCAACAATAAATGATATAGATGCGATCACAGAGTTGGAAAGACAGTGTTTTCCACCGGAAGAAGCAGCAGAAAAGGATTCTTTTGAAAAACGCCTGACCGTATTCCCGAATCATTTCTGGTTACTGGAGGATTCCGGGAAACTGGCAAGCATGATCAATGGAATGACGACAGATATTCCAATCCTGCGGGATGAGATGTTTGAGGATGCCACAATGCACTGTGAAGAGGGACAGTGGCAGATGATCTTTGGAGTGGCAACGCTGCCGGAGTATCAGAAAATGGGATGTGCGTCGAAACTCATGGAGCGCGTGATCGCGGATGTCAAAGAGCAGGAACGAAAAGGGATCGTTTTAACGTGTAAAGAGAGTCTTATTCCATTTTATGAGAGATTTGGTTTTGTAAATGAAGGAAAGTCCATGTCAAAGCACGGGGGAGCCGTGTGGTATGATATGCGGCTGGTATTTGAAGAATTGTAG
- a CDS encoding RNA polymerase sigma factor — translation MKFFSGKEKKHTAESNDDLIERLLLENYNRYYHLAYSYVHNPDDASDIVQNGAYLAIKNSASLRQPEYAATWIYRIMLNEIFHHLKRPDTISYEDSLIAEGKPDQYQDLDLRTALDSLSPEDKAIVELRYFEDLKIEDIARVLNENVNTIKSRLYRSMQKLKLKMEVTE, via the coding sequence TTGAAATTCTTTTCCGGAAAAGAAAAAAAACATACAGCAGAATCTAATGATGATCTCATCGAACGATTGCTGCTTGAGAATTACAACCGCTACTATCATCTTGCATACAGCTATGTACATAATCCCGACGATGCCAGTGACATCGTACAAAACGGTGCTTATCTGGCGATCAAAAACAGTGCTTCCCTAAGGCAGCCGGAATATGCGGCGACCTGGATTTACCGCATCATGTTAAATGAGATTTTTCATCATTTAAAGCGGCCGGATACCATTTCTTACGAGGATTCACTGATCGCAGAGGGAAAACCGGACCAGTATCAGGACTTAGATCTTAGAACTGCGCTCGATTCTTTGTCCCCGGAGGATAAGGCGATCGTGGAACTTCGGTATTTCGAGGACTTAAAAATCGAAGATATCGCCCGCGTCTTAAATGAAAATGTCAATACCATAAAAAGCCGTCTGTACCGCAGTATGCAGAAGTTAAAACTGAAAATGGAGGTAACCGAATGA
- a CDS encoding RsiV family protein: MNTNDFYELKKSYDTSQMPEKEVIKMKEKMHQAKAEKKNKHNKTIITRIWVGAAAAIAAFVILPNTSPSVAYAMEQIPLLGNLIEVVTFRDYQYSSDRNNADVNVPQLVPETVASTEKTTEDPVGENLKKSTDEINAEIEKISDSLIAEFKQNMNNEGYQDIMIKHEVINTTDDYFTLKLMCYQAAGSGYEMDYYYTIDLKTGERLALKDLFKEGSDYITPISENIKSQMRGQMDADENVSYWLDDTEVPEWNFTSINDDTSFYINADGNLVISFNEGDVGPMSMGVVEFTIPHDVIADILK, from the coding sequence ATGAACACCAATGATTTTTATGAATTAAAAAAATCCTATGACACCTCGCAAATGCCTGAAAAAGAGGTCATAAAAATGAAAGAAAAAATGCATCAGGCGAAAGCCGAGAAGAAGAACAAACACAATAAAACCATTATCACAAGAATCTGGGTTGGCGCTGCCGCAGCGATCGCAGCGTTTGTCATCCTGCCAAATACTTCACCGAGTGTCGCCTATGCGATGGAACAGATCCCACTGCTTGGAAATTTGATCGAGGTCGTCACATTCCGCGATTACCAGTACAGCAGCGACAGAAACAACGCCGATGTCAATGTTCCACAACTGGTACCGGAAACTGTCGCTTCCACTGAAAAAACAACGGAAGACCCGGTTGGGGAAAATTTAAAGAAATCAACCGATGAGATCAATGCGGAGATTGAAAAGATCAGCGACAGCCTGATCGCAGAGTTCAAACAGAACATGAACAACGAAGGTTATCAGGATATCATGATCAAACATGAGGTCATCAACACAACTGACGACTATTTTACCTTAAAACTAATGTGTTATCAGGCTGCCGGAAGCGGTTATGAGATGGATTATTATTACACGATTGATTTAAAGACCGGGGAACGCCTTGCGTTAAAAGATCTTTTTAAAGAGGGATCTGACTATATCACTCCGATCAGTGAAAACATCAAATCCCAGATGCGCGGGCAGATGGATGCCGATGAAAATGTCTCCTACTGGCTGGATGATACGGAAGTTCCTGAATGGAACTTTACCTCCATTAACGATGACACTTCCTTCTATATTAATGCTGACGGAAATCTCGTCATCAGCTTCAACGAGGGCGATGTCGGTCCGATGTCTATGGGTGTTGTGGAATTTACGATCCCGCACGATGTGATCGCCGATATTTTAAAATAA
- a CDS encoding MBOAT family O-acyltransferase, with product MVFSSLNFIFIFLPLFLFAYYVTPAAFRNSTLFAGSILFYAAGVIKQPYALFLLMVLTYLNYVFGICLYQIHNPRKKKLFLTKVIFFDFLWLFLFKYSRHLSLPLGISFYTFQLTAYLFDIYYGRILPERDFVTFGTYISMFPKLISGPITPYEMLRRQLHSARRFLPENLAEGMKLFIRGLGLKAILANQFGSLWANVGTIGYESISTPLAWLGIYAYSFQIYFDFYGYSLMAAGLGRMLGFKLPINFMHPYLSTSMTEFWRRWHITLGQWFQTYIYIPLGGNRTGTCKWIRNLLVVWILTGIWHGTEFHFILWGFSLFVIVLTEKLLLKKLTDRYALAGHLYMAVLIPLSWMLFGISDPGSIEVYTRKLFPFFSADDAIIYVNDFWKNLNDFRFIIPAGFLFSTRFPVRFLKKIRGSVPEIFVYLAIFWASVYCIYVGSNDPFLYFRF from the coding sequence ATGGTATTTAGCAGTCTCAACTTTATTTTTATTTTTTTGCCATTATTTCTGTTTGCCTATTATGTCACACCTGCTGCTTTCAGAAACAGTACGCTCTTTGCAGGGAGCATCCTGTTTTATGCAGCCGGAGTGATCAAACAGCCATATGCACTGTTTCTGTTAATGGTTCTGACCTATCTCAATTATGTGTTCGGAATCTGCCTTTATCAGATACACAATCCAAGAAAAAAGAAACTCTTTTTGACAAAAGTTATTTTTTTCGATTTTTTATGGTTGTTTTTGTTTAAATATTCCAGACATTTATCTCTGCCGCTCGGAATCAGTTTTTATACGTTCCAGCTGACTGCATATCTTTTTGATATCTATTACGGACGTATTTTACCGGAACGGGATTTTGTGACATTCGGTACTTACATCAGCATGTTCCCAAAATTAATTTCCGGACCAATTACCCCGTATGAGATGCTGCGCAGGCAGCTTCACAGCGCAAGACGCTTTCTGCCCGAAAATCTGGCGGAGGGTATGAAACTTTTTATCCGGGGACTTGGCTTAAAAGCGATTCTGGCGAATCAGTTTGGCAGTCTGTGGGCAAATGTTGGCACGATCGGATATGAAAGTATCTCCACGCCGCTTGCATGGCTTGGAATCTACGCATATTCTTTCCAGATTTACTTTGATTTTTATGGTTATTCCCTGATGGCAGCAGGTCTGGGCAGAATGCTTGGTTTTAAGCTTCCCATAAACTTTATGCACCCCTATCTCTCCACAAGCATGACAGAATTCTGGCGGCGCTGGCATATTACACTTGGACAATGGTTTCAGACCTACATCTATATTCCACTTGGCGGCAACCGCACAGGTACCTGCAAATGGATCCGCAACCTGCTTGTCGTGTGGATACTTACCGGAATCTGGCATGGCACAGAATTTCATTTTATTCTGTGGGGATTTTCCCTGTTCGTCATTGTATTGACAGAAAAACTGCTGTTGAAAAAATTGACGGACCGATACGCGCTGGCCGGACATCTTTATATGGCAGTTCTGATCCCATTGTCGTGGATGCTCTTTGGAATCAGTGATCCCGGCAGTATCGAAGTCTACACCCGGAAATTATTTCCATTTTTTTCCGCCGATGATGCCATTATTTATGTGAATGATTTCTGGAAAAATTTAAATGATTTCCGCTTTATCATCCCTGCCGGCTTCCTTTTTTCTACAAGGTTTCCGGTCCGCTTTTTAAAAAAAATCAGGGGCTCTGTGCCAGAAATTTTTGTCTATCTGGCAATTTTCTGGGCTTCTGTTTACTGTATTTACGTTGGCTCTAATGACCCATTTTTATATTTCAGATTTTAA
- a CDS encoding GDSL-type esterase/lipase family protein produces MISCLLIPLIYLYVTLNINAAKNTSLSVSSISAAQKQDTTTPSDTSGTPSDNTDRQDIPDTEVPMTEMTTVDADYFDDALMIGDSRTVGLKEYGTLGNATFYCDSGLSIYDLENKKIMVDGIGKVSISDLLASHTYHKIYLMLGINELGYDVTQTFEKYASFVNFLQTMQPDAIIYVEANLHVTAQRSDSDKTFNNANINAFNQKISTLADQRTIYYLDINELFDDANGNLGTQYSNDNAHPLGKYYAVWCDWLMEHAVVRDGKS; encoded by the coding sequence TTGATAAGCTGCCTTCTGATTCCACTCATTTACTTATATGTAACGTTAAACATAAATGCAGCCAAAAATACGTCCTTGTCCGTGTCTTCTATCTCCGCCGCACAAAAACAGGACACCACGACACCATCGGACACTTCCGGTACGCCATCTGACAATACAGACCGGCAGGATATCCCGGACACAGAAGTTCCGATGACAGAAATGACCACTGTTGATGCAGATTATTTCGATGACGCTTTAATGATCGGTGATTCCCGCACTGTCGGATTAAAAGAATATGGTACGTTGGGCAATGCCACCTTTTATTGTGATTCGGGTCTCAGTATCTATGATCTGGAAAACAAAAAAATTATGGTGGACGGTATCGGAAAGGTCAGTATCTCTGATCTTTTAGCCAGCCATACCTATCATAAAATATATCTGATGCTCGGCATTAATGAACTTGGCTACGATGTCACACAGACATTTGAAAAATATGCGTCGTTTGTAAATTTTCTGCAAACCATGCAGCCGGATGCGATCATTTATGTTGAAGCAAATCTTCATGTGACTGCACAGCGCTCAGACTCGGATAAGACATTCAATAATGCCAATATCAACGCCTTTAATCAAAAAATTTCGACATTAGCCGATCAACGGACCATTTATTATCTGGACATCAATGAACTTTTTGACGATGCAAACGGCAATCTCGGCACACAGTACAGCAATGATAATGCGCATCCCCTCGGAAAATACTACGCAGTATGGTGTGACTGGTTAATGGAGCACGCCGTTGTCCGTGACGGGAAATCATAA
- a CDS encoding DUF4317 domain-containing protein — MNKKDILELKRRFKKDACTFTRLCGCYVDADHNKVTSFGETFLNLEDEEFYKYLEIAKKIMSGTIGNNLLELEFPTAEEAAGGRQQFLMGLRESALKNDDLMDAFYDLVIDSYDYVGNYLILVFHDAYDVMTKTSDNNKLDESEEVYEYLLCAICPVNLTKPGLGYREDENRIGPRIRDWVVGAPDTGFVFPAFTDRSTDIHSVMFYTRDTKTPHSEFMESGLGCGSKFTATEQKLTFQSIVKEVIGEDDDESDAIFMDIQDNLNDLIPVALEDEPEPEPVPVTKSTISSVLAESGVTEEQAAVIEQTYENVFGEEVPVAEHLVDPKLVEANARRKEKLELVQQVENLKQQLEETRTLPVEESDGDDVPAVKTYDVILRVKPEKVDQIHSQVIDGRKCLVIPMDEDEHAAVNGVNTTI, encoded by the coding sequence ATGAACAAAAAAGATATTTTAGAATTAAAACGGCGTTTTAAGAAAGATGCCTGCACTTTTACAAGACTGTGCGGCTGCTATGTGGATGCCGACCACAATAAGGTAACTTCTTTCGGGGAGACATTTTTAAATCTGGAAGATGAGGAATTTTACAAATACTTAGAGATTGCAAAAAAAATAATGTCCGGTACGATTGGAAATAACCTTTTAGAGCTGGAATTTCCGACTGCGGAGGAAGCTGCCGGCGGCAGACAGCAGTTTTTGATGGGACTGCGCGAGAGTGCCTTAAAAAATGATGATCTGATGGATGCATTTTATGATCTTGTCATTGACAGCTACGACTATGTCGGAAACTATCTGATCCTTGTATTCCACGATGCCTACGACGTTATGACAAAAACTTCTGATAATAATAAATTAGACGAGTCCGAGGAAGTTTACGAGTATCTGCTCTGCGCGATCTGCCCGGTCAACCTGACCAAACCGGGACTTGGCTACCGTGAGGATGAAAACCGTATCGGACCGCGTATCCGCGACTGGGTCGTTGGAGCTCCGGACACCGGATTTGTTTTCCCTGCTTTTACCGACCGGAGCACTGATATCCACTCTGTCATGTTTTACACCAGAGACACCAAGACACCGCACTCCGAATTTATGGAATCCGGTCTTGGCTGTGGCTCTAAATTTACAGCTACCGAACAGAAACTTACGTTCCAGAGCATTGTAAAAGAAGTCATCGGGGAAGATGATGACGAAAGCGATGCCATTTTCATGGATATCCAGGACAACTTAAATGACCTGATCCCGGTTGCTTTAGAAGATGAACCAGAACCGGAACCGGTTCCTGTCACAAAGAGCACAATCTCTTCCGTACTCGCAGAGAGCGGTGTGACCGAAGAACAGGCAGCTGTGATCGAACAGACCTATGAAAATGTATTTGGAGAAGAAGTCCCGGTCGCAGAACATTTAGTAGATCCGAAACTGGTGGAGGCAAATGCCAGACGCAAAGAAAAATTAGAGTTGGTACAGCAGGTTGAAAATTTGAAACAGCAGTTAGAAGAAACACGCACTCTTCCGGTAGAAGAATCTGACGGGGATGACGTCCCGGCAGTCAAGACCTACGACGTCATTCTGCGTGTCAAACCGGAAAAAGTCGACCAGATCCACTCCCAGGTCATCGATGGCAGAAAATGCCTTGTCATCCCGATGGACGAGGATGAACATGCTGCCGTTAACGGCGTGAACACGACGATCTGA
- a CDS encoding CarD family transcriptional regulator produces the protein MFEIGEYVVCGAKGVCQIRDITHIDMSGADKEKLYYVLAPVGDKNGTIYVPTDSEKIIMRRTISKEEAERLIDELPQIELLWVPDDKQREETYKEALRTCDYHAWVSIVKTLYQRKKERLAQGKKATAVDERYMKAAENGLYGELSLTLGVPREKMEDYIRERLS, from the coding sequence ATGTTTGAAATCGGAGAATATGTTGTGTGTGGCGCGAAAGGTGTCTGTCAGATCAGGGATATTACCCATATTGATATGTCGGGAGCAGACAAAGAGAAGCTGTATTACGTTTTAGCCCCGGTCGGAGATAAGAATGGGACTATTTATGTTCCGACGGACAGTGAAAAGATTATAATGCGCAGAACGATTTCAAAAGAAGAGGCAGAGAGGCTGATTGACGAATTACCGCAGATTGAACTTCTGTGGGTGCCGGATGACAAACAGCGTGAGGAAACATACAAAGAGGCACTCCGTACCTGTGATTATCATGCATGGGTGAGCATTGTAAAGACTTTGTATCAGCGGAAAAAAGAGCGGTTGGCACAGGGAAAGAAAGCAACTGCAGTGGATGAACGCTATATGAAAGCGGCCGAAAATGGACTGTATGGTGAGTTGTCGCTGACACTTGGAGTACCGAGGGAAAAGATGGAAGATTATATCAGAGAGAGACTTTCGTAA